In Idiomarina sp. PL1-037, a single genomic region encodes these proteins:
- a CDS encoding 3'-5' exonuclease: MSQWLQKLAHWYDRRQKLKQPWRSLRYVALDIESTGLDPKKHQILSIAWMSIHPPVMHLGNAQYHVFAHGQELELGQSPTIHGLTRQDFLHSSEPKQTFAMLSRALNDAVLVCHHKGMDWRFLKHIEAQYGITFKPLAIFDTLAFEKHKLERNPHQPIHGGQLTLSACRKRYNLPDYNVHHALTDTVACAELFLAQCYGFSVSKTPLNLLIKSIG, encoded by the coding sequence ATGTCTCAATGGCTGCAAAAACTGGCTCATTGGTACGACAGGCGACAGAAGTTAAAACAGCCGTGGCGAAGCCTGCGATACGTCGCGCTCGACATTGAGAGCACCGGGCTGGATCCGAAAAAACATCAGATTTTATCGATTGCCTGGATGAGCATTCATCCACCCGTGATGCACCTGGGGAATGCCCAGTATCATGTTTTCGCTCACGGACAAGAGCTTGAACTCGGGCAAAGCCCGACCATTCATGGTTTAACCAGGCAAGATTTTTTGCACAGCTCTGAGCCTAAACAAACCTTTGCTATGTTAAGCCGAGCTTTAAATGATGCCGTGTTAGTTTGTCACCACAAAGGTATGGACTGGCGTTTCCTGAAACATATAGAAGCGCAGTACGGTATAACTTTTAAACCCCTGGCTATATTCGACACCTTAGCGTTCGAAAAACATAAGCTTGAACGCAACCCTCATCAACCTATCCACGGCGGTCAGCTGACTCTTAGCGCCTGTCGTAAACGCTACAACCTACCTGATTATAACGTCCATCATGCCCTAACCGATACCGTTGCCTGTGCTGAGCTTTTTTTGGCGCAGTGTTACGGATTTAGCGTGTCTAAAACGCCTTTAAATTTGTTAATAAAAAGTATTGGTTAA
- a CDS encoding TonB-dependent receptor plug domain-containing protein, protein MNTNTFRKSVTALAVTATLGFPAFVAAQDSGANDVERIQVTGSRIKRTDMETASPVSVFDAEAIEASGFTTMEKFIHNLPSMNGAYNGSNVNNGSGGYASANLRGLGGARTLILINGRRYASGDLNAIPMAMVKRVEVLRDGASTIYGSDAIAGVINFITKTDFEGAEFSAQYDLTGEGDGETTKLSGVIGTSSGKGSVVLGLEYQNRNSIGQADRDFSRIPLNERNGEIVAGGSAVIPQGNWSATDENSDYNSGSYVLDSETGEVRPYNGQKDAYNFANSSYLVSPQELFTINAAANYEINRDLRVFLEGGYANRQSDQLMAPTGTFWGAEVGAEHPNNPIDEDVVIYRRFEETGGRNYTQDFSDYRMVAGFEGYLDNGWSWDVSYNYARYVNTSIDYGRANRTRFTNLLNEDLCSADESCPGLWNPFNAGSLSDEMMDYALVENSPVTRGTTKQFMANLTGDTGSWSLPAGSVAWAAGVEKRWEEYQNQPDGAASIGQIYNVTGIASEGSYNVEEMYLEADIPLLRDLPGVQSLDLSAAVRRSDYNFLDAQTTTKFGLEYVPKDGLLVRATVAEGFRAPTIDDLNSPQVTSYSSYADPCIEYGNSSNEILKANCKSEGLSEDFNLDNNQAATFLSGNENLKAETSDSLTLGVVYQPEFMDNLNIAVDYYDIEIEDGIGAPSTSFIVNQCYTSEDFSATACDSILGPDAVDTAALSGSDYRDAQGYISGVNAITQNISTFETSGVDFDVNWNDTVANGLLTLRLDGTYLKDYSYQVQEGAEPLELAGKFGADTNLAGRIAAFSKWRTNFTASYKVDEVAVSWTSRFQSGVDDINYDSSNVSSSVGSYIYHDMQASYFFNPETTFTLGIRNVFDKQPPYVTNNNSMNTLNTSYDTAGQYWYARVGFRF, encoded by the coding sequence ATGAATACTAATACCTTCCGTAAAAGCGTAACGGCCTTAGCTGTTACTGCTACGCTAGGCTTTCCTGCATTTGTTGCAGCACAAGACTCAGGCGCTAACGATGTTGAGCGAATTCAGGTTACAGGTTCGCGTATCAAGCGCACCGACATGGAAACCGCAAGTCCGGTTTCTGTATTCGACGCCGAAGCTATTGAAGCTTCTGGTTTTACCACTATGGAAAAATTTATCCATAACCTGCCTTCAATGAACGGCGCTTATAATGGCTCGAACGTTAACAATGGTTCGGGTGGCTATGCGTCTGCTAACCTTCGTGGTTTAGGCGGTGCTAGAACGCTAATCCTTATCAACGGTCGCCGTTATGCATCAGGTGATTTGAATGCTATTCCTATGGCTATGGTCAAGCGTGTAGAAGTTTTGCGTGACGGAGCTTCCACTATATACGGTTCTGACGCCATTGCCGGTGTCATTAACTTTATTACCAAGACAGACTTTGAAGGTGCAGAATTCAGCGCACAGTACGACTTGACCGGTGAAGGCGACGGTGAAACGACTAAGCTTTCAGGCGTTATTGGTACCTCAAGTGGCAAAGGTAGTGTTGTTCTGGGCCTTGAATACCAAAACCGTAACTCTATAGGGCAGGCTGATCGTGATTTTTCACGCATTCCTTTAAACGAAAGAAATGGCGAAATCGTTGCGGGTGGTTCAGCTGTTATTCCTCAAGGTAACTGGTCTGCAACTGATGAGAACTCGGATTACAACTCAGGTAGCTACGTACTCGACTCTGAGACTGGTGAAGTACGCCCATACAACGGTCAGAAAGACGCGTATAATTTTGCAAATTCATCGTATTTGGTTTCGCCTCAAGAACTATTTACCATTAACGCAGCAGCAAACTACGAGATAAACCGAGATCTACGAGTATTCTTAGAAGGTGGTTACGCGAATCGTCAATCGGATCAATTGATGGCTCCAACCGGCACTTTCTGGGGAGCTGAAGTTGGTGCTGAACATCCGAATAACCCGATTGATGAAGACGTCGTAATCTACCGTCGCTTTGAAGAGACCGGTGGACGTAACTATACACAAGACTTTTCTGACTACCGGATGGTCGCGGGCTTTGAAGGTTACTTAGATAACGGCTGGTCATGGGATGTTTCTTATAACTATGCACGTTATGTAAATACCAGCATTGATTATGGCCGTGCTAACCGCACTCGTTTTACAAACTTGTTAAACGAAGATCTTTGTAGCGCAGACGAGAGCTGTCCGGGCCTTTGGAACCCCTTTAACGCTGGTTCTTTAAGTGACGAAATGATGGACTACGCGTTAGTCGAAAACTCTCCTGTCACGCGCGGCACTACAAAACAGTTTATGGCTAACTTAACTGGCGATACAGGTAGTTGGTCTCTGCCTGCTGGCTCTGTAGCTTGGGCTGCGGGTGTTGAGAAACGCTGGGAAGAGTACCAGAATCAACCTGACGGTGCGGCTTCCATAGGCCAAATTTACAACGTAACAGGTATCGCTTCTGAGGGTTCTTATAATGTTGAGGAAATGTACTTAGAAGCCGATATCCCATTACTGCGTGATCTGCCTGGAGTTCAGTCACTGGACTTGTCAGCAGCGGTTAGGCGTTCTGACTATAACTTCTTAGATGCACAAACAACAACCAAGTTTGGACTTGAGTACGTACCAAAAGATGGGCTGCTAGTACGCGCAACGGTAGCAGAAGGCTTCCGTGCACCAACTATCGACGATCTGAATAGCCCTCAAGTGACATCTTATTCAAGTTATGCAGATCCTTGTATTGAATATGGGAATAGCAGTAACGAAATATTGAAAGCTAACTGTAAGTCAGAAGGCTTGTCAGAAGACTTCAACTTGGATAATAACCAGGCTGCAACTTTCCTTTCTGGAAATGAAAACCTGAAAGCTGAAACATCTGACAGTTTGACTTTGGGTGTCGTTTATCAACCAGAGTTCATGGACAACCTGAACATCGCCGTTGATTACTACGACATTGAAATTGAAGATGGTATTGGTGCGCCTAGCACGAGCTTCATCGTTAATCAGTGTTATACAAGCGAAGACTTCTCGGCAACGGCCTGTGATTCTATTTTGGGTCCGGACGCGGTTGATACTGCAGCTCTTAGTGGTTCGGATTACCGCGATGCACAAGGCTACATTTCGGGCGTAAATGCGATTACTCAGAACATTTCTACCTTTGAGACGTCGGGTGTCGATTTTGATGTTAACTGGAATGATACTGTAGCAAATGGCTTGTTAACACTGCGCCTAGACGGTACATACCTAAAAGACTATAGTTATCAGGTTCAAGAAGGTGCCGAGCCATTAGAGTTAGCAGGAAAGTTTGGTGCCGATACTAATTTAGCTGGTCGAATTGCCGCTTTCTCGAAATGGCGCACCAATTTCACTGCGTCTTATAAAGTGGACGAGGTTGCCGTTAGCTGGACCTCACGCTTCCAGTCCGGAGTCGATGATATTAACTACGACAGCAGTAACGTAAGCAGCTCTGTTGGTAGCTATATCTATCACGATATGCAGGCTTCGTACTTCTTTAACCCAGAAACGACCTTTACTTTAGGTATTCGTAATGTGTTTGATAAGCAACCTCCATACGTTACTAATAACAATAGTATGAATACGCTGAACACTTCTTACGATACCGCGGGTCAATACTGGTATGCACGTGTTGGCTTCCGCTTCTAA
- a CDS encoding SAM-dependent methyltransferase — protein MKTTKNPWSDYWQKGAKASFLDDKARLQAYQMRKFWFERMDENELKQPIVDVGTGNGIVVHWLTEYSEEKGKKLDVLGVDSAELKPFNDALKLHAETPYETFKLPSNKKVGTFVSHFGLEYGDMQTGLKNLHLQLKRGGNVIALVHSTDSNIYKNSKALFEFIPSVLKQLKKSVTPLQEAVLKHGPNNLPKSALQEQHNLNQFAKKYERYGAFQAMNFVPATKHALQAAAQGKPDESHRVLSGYINAINEHKARLVSLLKATEQLGDTANTTALFESAGFKKVRVQTVAFPETGVVGSCVQASK, from the coding sequence ATGAAAACAACAAAAAATCCGTGGAGTGACTATTGGCAAAAAGGCGCAAAAGCCAGCTTTTTAGACGATAAAGCCCGCTTGCAAGCCTATCAAATGCGTAAATTCTGGTTTGAACGCATGGATGAAAATGAGCTGAAGCAACCAATTGTGGACGTAGGTACCGGAAACGGTATTGTCGTGCATTGGTTAACGGAATACTCGGAAGAAAAAGGTAAAAAGCTGGATGTGCTGGGAGTCGATTCAGCCGAGCTCAAGCCCTTTAATGACGCACTGAAGCTACACGCCGAAACTCCCTATGAAACTTTTAAGTTGCCATCGAATAAGAAAGTGGGCACTTTTGTTTCTCATTTCGGCCTTGAATACGGTGATATGCAAACCGGGCTTAAAAATTTGCATCTGCAACTTAAGCGAGGAGGGAATGTTATTGCCTTAGTGCATTCGACCGATTCAAACATTTATAAAAACAGCAAAGCCTTGTTTGAGTTTATCCCCTCGGTGCTTAAACAACTGAAGAAATCGGTAACGCCGCTTCAGGAAGCCGTGTTAAAACATGGTCCCAATAATTTGCCAAAATCCGCGCTGCAGGAACAACACAACCTAAACCAATTCGCAAAAAAATATGAGCGATACGGCGCTTTCCAGGCGATGAACTTTGTTCCTGCAACAAAACATGCGTTGCAGGCCGCGGCGCAAGGAAAGCCTGATGAGTCGCACCGAGTGCTGTCGGGTTACATTAATGCGATAAATGAACACAAAGCTCGGTTGGTTAGTTTGCTAAAAGCAACAGAGCAATTAGGTGATACAGCTAACACTACAGCGCTTTTTGAAAGCGCGGGTTTTAAAAAGGTAAGGGTACAGACCGTCGCGTTTCCTGAAACTGGAGTTGTTGGTAGTTGTGTTCAGGCCTCTAAATGA